AGGGCAAACGGAAGCAACCGTTTCCCTTGTTGAAGAGCAGGAACAAGCGGCAGATACATCCGAAGCGCAAACTTTGCCTGCCGAACCGGTACAAGATGCGGCCGTACCGGAAGCTTTGCCGGAGGAAGCCGAAACCGAGCCTGAGATTCAAGCCGGCCCGGAGGAAAAACCGCTTTCGGTTGCCGCGCAACCGGCTCCCCGGCAGGAAGAAAAACTCGGCTGGGCGGCGCGCTTGAAAAAAGGCCTCACCAAATCGCGCGACCATATGGCCAAATCGCTGGCCGGTGTGTTCGGCGGCGGTCAGATTGACGAAGATTTATACGAAGAACTGGAAACCGTGCTCCTTACCAGCGATATGGGCATCGAAGCCACCGAATATCTGATGGACGACGTGCGCAAACGTGTGTCGCTTAAGGGATTGAAAGACGGCGCCGAGCTGCGCCAGGCCTTGAAAGACGCGATTTACGACCTGCTCAAGCCGCTGGAATCGCCTTTGGAAATTCCGGAAGGCAAAGGGCCTTTTGTGATTATGATGGCGGGCATCAACGGCGCGGGTAAAACCACTTCCATCGGCAAATTGGCGAAATATTTCCAATCACAGGGCAAATCGGTGATTTTGGCTGCGGGCGACACATTCCGCGCCGCCGCCCGCGAGCAGCTGCAGGAATGGGGTGCGCGCAACGGCGTAACCGTGATTTCGCAGGCCAAGGGCGATTCTGCCGCCGTGTGTTACGATGCCGTGGAAGCGGCCAAAGCGCGCGGCGTGGATATTGTGCTGGCCGACACTGCCGGCCGCCTGCCTACGCAGCTGCATTTGATGGAAGAAATCAAAAAAGTGAAGCGCGTGCTGCAAAAAGCTATGCCTGAGGCGCCGCATGAAATCATTGTGGTGCTGGATGCCAATATCGGCCAGAATGCGGTGAACCAAGTGGTGGCGTTTGACGATGCGCTGGGCGTAACCGGCCTGATAGTAACCAAGCTAGACGGCACGGCGAAAGGCGGCGTGCTGGCCGCTTTGGCTTCCAACCGCCCTATTCCCGTGCGTTATATAGGGGTGGGCGAAAGTATCGACGATTTGCGCCCGTTTGATGCCGGAGCGTTTGTGGATGCTTTAATCGACGGATAATCCGGCTCGGATAATTAAAATGCCTGTCTGAAAAAGTTTTCAGACAGGCATTGTCCATTAACGTGCAGCGAACAGCAGCATGGCGCCCAAACCGAACAATACCATGCCGATGAAACGGTTTACATATATCTGTTTGCTTAATAAAGCATTACGGATTAAAGGATTGGCCAACACGGTGGCAACGGCGGCAAACCACGCGAAATGCGCCAGCGACATAAACGCCCCGTAGCCCACCTGCACCGGCATGGGC
This portion of the Neisseria canis genome encodes:
- the ftsY gene encoding signal recognition particle-docking protein FtsY, whose product is MFSFFKRKKKQEHTELEAEQEHSLREREEALSDPAPVEEPAGQTEATVSLVEEQEQAADTSEAQTLPAEPVQDAAVPEALPEEAETEPEIQAGPEEKPLSVAAQPAPRQEEKLGWAARLKKGLTKSRDHMAKSLAGVFGGGQIDEDLYEELETVLLTSDMGIEATEYLMDDVRKRVSLKGLKDGAELRQALKDAIYDLLKPLESPLEIPEGKGPFVIMMAGINGAGKTTSIGKLAKYFQSQGKSVILAAGDTFRAAAREQLQEWGARNGVTVISQAKGDSAAVCYDAVEAAKARGVDIVLADTAGRLPTQLHLMEEIKKVKRVLQKAMPEAPHEIIVVLDANIGQNAVNQVVAFDDALGVTGLIVTKLDGTAKGGVLAALASNRPIPVRYIGVGESIDDLRPFDAGAFVDALIDG